The genomic window ttatGGTCAAAAATCCTCCCTAAAGGCCCCTGCCAAAGGCTTCCCTGATCCCATCAGCCCTCTGGAGCCCCAGCCCGGCACTCCTGAGCGCCAGGCCTGCGGATCAGAACACTTTTTTacagcttcaacttagactctgactcctggactactagGTTGAATGAGTGAAAGGCAGACTCccttcctaagagactagcttccatcttggaggaggcctcatggttaCCCACTACTGGCCGTCCTGGCTGACGACTActctaggtattttctctaacctcttttaCATTTCCCTGCTTCATGGTTTCCCTTCTagtttggtaaataaacttctgacttgagatataatcaTTTCATTGACCACATTATTTCATATCATTTAAGTCCAACCATGAAATTGAACCTTTATACCCCCTGGTGGTAAGAGTCTCCCCTGAGGCCAGGGAAGGCCCGGGAGCCCCTCTGAGgcctccccctttctccttccccacaGGCCCACAAAGAGGAAGTTTTCCTACCCCTTGGGACTCCCACCACCTGAAGGACCCCAGTCTGGCCCCAGCAAAGAGCCTAGAGCCAGAGGGAATGGCCCATGGGACCCCGAGGCCCCCCTCCCAGGTGAGTGCAGCCTAAATAAAGGGCTGGGCACTGTGGGCAGGGCTGGAAGGGCTGCTGAGAAGGGCTTCAGCCAGGCTTCTGCCTCCAGGCCTTGGGCCTGGTTCCTGGGTCAGGCAGTGGCTCAGCCTCAGCCAGGCCTTTGggcctcattagactgtgagaagTGGGGGAGGGGCCGGGGGCAGGGCGGGCACTGCTGAGCACATCCAGCACCTTGTTCTGCCCTCACAGCAAAGGCAGTCTCCAGGGCAGTCACTGAGGTTATCTCCCACATTCCCTTCTGACAGCCATTCCCCCCCTGACTACAGAAGGGGCTCAGTGGTGGGTGCTGGGGAATGGGAGTAGCATTGGGCTTCTCCAGCTCAAGCAGGAAAGAGCCTGGAAGGGCTGGCACCAAGCTGGGCACAGGGGCACCAGGGGAGGGGGCTGGGCTGGCTGAGGAGAGCTGCCCCAGAGAGGAGAACAGGCCTGGGGGGGAGCCGGGGAGGCGTGGCCTAGCAGGAAGGTGCCACATCAAAGGGCTCTTCTGGTTCTTGGAAGGCCAATCAGGCATAGGGCAGCCACCTAACCTGAGTGATCCCCAGCTGTGCCTGGCATGGGGGGTTCCTGCAGTTCATCCATGTTTGTTCCCTCCATGGAAAATAGTGTTAGAAACAGAGACATCTCTGGGCCATCATTCCGAGCTCAACCTTTAATTGTGGTCAATGGAAGCTGGAGATGGCACTCAGCCCCCCTGTAGCAAAAATCCCCTAGAGATGTGCACCACAGTGTTTCATGGATGTCTGACAGATCCTTAGTAGTCATTAACAGACTGGAGGGTACTGGGGATGTTAAGAAACAGTGGTGTTTGGTCGGAACCTTTGATCCCAAGTTCTCGGttaagaaaagagaatttaatgAATCCTCCAGAACCATCGTAGGTCACAGGTACCTTTCTGGGGGTTTGGGGAGCTTCTAGTTGGTCTAAATCTTCAAAGGATCACACAGTACCTGAACACACCAAAGTTGTTTTCTTGTGTTCTCCTCAGGCCAGCTGTAGACTCATCATTTTTCTGCTGGGCTTTCCTAGATAATTTCACAGACCTAAAGCTTTTATCCTTCCAACAGAAGTCTTCAATTGTCATTCATTGCTATGATATTCTTTTGTTTAGATTTtagatctcccccccccccatggttacatggtttttgttctccccctcccatcttcccttcccccttctggagttgacaagcaattcccctgggttctatgtatattatcactcaaaacccatttccatattattcatttttgtaagagtaatcttttaaaaacaaaacccttaatcatatatccataaaaaacaagtgataaatcatttgttttcttctggatttctattcccaCTGAATAACTGGTCTCTAGTGCTAGCTCTAACTCTTCATGGTTAAAGTTTGGGTAAATCCTTTGTGTTCTTCAGTGTCCTGCAGTCATTTAATGAGGGTGGTACTAGATTAATTCTGAAGGTTCAGCTCTATGTCTTGTGACTTTTGCTGGTTTAGGGATCAATAACACTCAAGGATGTGACTGTAGATTTCACCCAGGAGGAGTGGAGCCTGTTGGAccattctcagaaagagctgtacctggaggtcatgctggagaataTGCAGAATTtactctctgtgggtaaggaccaTTTCCTC from Monodelphis domestica isolate mMonDom1 chromosome 4, mMonDom1.pri, whole genome shotgun sequence includes these protein-coding regions:
- the LOC100619978 gene encoding zinc finger protein 74-like isoform X9, giving the protein MVTHYWPSWLTTTLGPQRGSFPTPWDSHHLKDPSLAPAKSLEPEGMAHGTPRPPSQGSITLKDVTVDFTQEEWSLLDHSQKELYLEVMLENMQNLLSVGLPVPRENFISCFQQGEASWLLEQEDPRSSCPEAETYFEVKEMSTQLNLFVEGCDPQRFITEGPCNYSLREICGSNMKVS